One genomic segment of Gimesia sp. includes these proteins:
- a CDS encoding sulfatase: MIRALVLLCCLILPSLSHAAQRPNILFLFTDDHAPHAIGAYKGFLEKINPTPNIDKIASEGMLFQNSFCTNSICGPSRAVILTGKHSHINGFMRNGNRFDGDQQTFPKLLQKAGYKTAMIGKWHLTSDPQGFDFWKILPGQGYYYNPEFKTAQGRERIEGYCTDIVTDMALDWLKQNANSGKPFMLMCQHKAPHRTWMPALRHLHLYDDITIPEPTTLFDDWKDNASPARHAEMSIENYMNLVYDNFGPRLEGWDPNAGKSLDKSGFRNLQFMTPAQLTAWNAAFDPKNEALRKANLTGKELVRWKYQRYIKNYLRCIKGVDENIGRMLAWLKETGLDKNTIIVYSSDQGFYLGDHGWYDKRWMYEESFRMPLIVKWPGVTQPGTVNTNLVQNLDYAETFLDIAGADIPDDMQGRSLVPLLKGENPEWRDSLYYHYFDFPSVHKVAKHFGIRTPRYKLIRFYEFDEWEFYDLQNDPQEMSNQYGNPAYQDTINKLKIQLTDLRKSYKDNTDISVKSKTWQKQFRPNSAD; encoded by the coding sequence ATGATTCGCGCGCTCGTGTTGCTCTGTTGTCTCATTCTTCCTTCGCTGTCCCACGCGGCCCAGCGGCCCAACATTCTCTTCCTCTTCACCGATGACCACGCACCCCACGCCATCGGTGCCTACAAGGGGTTCCTCGAGAAGATTAACCCGACGCCCAACATCGACAAAATCGCCTCCGAAGGCATGCTCTTCCAGAACAGCTTCTGCACGAATTCCATCTGTGGACCCAGTCGCGCCGTCATCCTCACTGGCAAACACAGCCACATCAACGGCTTCATGCGGAATGGCAACCGCTTCGACGGCGATCAGCAGACCTTCCCCAAGCTCCTGCAGAAAGCCGGCTACAAAACGGCCATGATCGGCAAGTGGCACCTCACCTCCGATCCCCAGGGCTTCGACTTTTGGAAAATCCTCCCGGGGCAGGGCTACTACTACAATCCCGAATTCAAAACCGCCCAGGGCCGCGAACGCATCGAAGGCTACTGCACCGACATCGTGACCGACATGGCACTCGACTGGCTCAAGCAGAACGCCAACTCCGGCAAACCCTTCATGCTCATGTGCCAGCACAAGGCGCCCCACCGCACATGGATGCCCGCGCTCCGCCATCTGCATCTCTACGACGACATTACCATCCCCGAACCGACTACCCTCTTCGACGACTGGAAAGACAACGCCAGCCCGGCCCGACACGCGGAGATGTCCATCGAAAACTACATGAACCTGGTCTACGACAACTTTGGTCCCAGGCTGGAAGGCTGGGATCCCAACGCCGGCAAGTCGCTCGACAAATCCGGCTTCCGCAATCTGCAGTTCATGACACCCGCACAGCTCACAGCCTGGAATGCCGCCTTCGATCCCAAAAACGAAGCTCTCCGCAAAGCGAATCTCACCGGCAAAGAACTCGTCCGCTGGAAATACCAGCGCTACATCAAAAACTACCTCCGCTGCATCAAAGGTGTCGACGAAAACATCGGCCGCATGCTCGCCTGGCTCAAGGAGACCGGCCTCGATAAAAACACCATCATCGTCTACTCCTCCGACCAGGGCTTCTACCTCGGCGATCATGGCTGGTACGACAAACGCTGGATGTACGAAGAATCCTTCCGCATGCCGCTGATCGTCAAATGGCCCGGCGTCACCCAGCCCGGCACTGTCAACACCAACCTGGTCCAGAACCTCGACTACGCGGAAACCTTCCTCGACATCGCCGGTGCCGACATCCCCGACGACATGCAGGGCCGTTCGCTCGTACCGCTTCTTAAAGGGGAAAACCCCGAGTGGCGCGATTCCCTCTACTACCACTATTTCGATTTCCCCAGCGTCCACAAAGTCGCCAAGCATTTCGGCATCCGTACTCCCCGGTATAAACTGATCCGCTTCTACGAATTCGACGAATGGGAATTCTACGATCTGCAGAACGACCCCCAAGAGATGTCCAACCAGTACGGCAATCCCGCTTACCAGGACACGATTAACAAGCTCAAAATCCAACTCACCGACCTCCGCAAATCCTACAAAGATAACACCGACATCAGCGTCAAATCCAAGACCTGGCAAAAACAGTTCCGCCCCAACTCCGCTGATTAA
- a CDS encoding SulP family inorganic anion transporter: protein MLEFFTKHKASVKDDVLSGLTVALALVPEAVAFAFVAGVPPTVGLYSAFWIGLISALAGGRPGMISGATGAMAVVVVSLVALHGIEYLFPAVILCGLLQITVGLLRMGKLIRLVPHSVMLGFVNGLAIVIGLAQIGSFKTLGSDGTMTFLQGPSMILMLALVGLTMAVIVLLPRFTKAIPSSLAAIILVSMISIGFNQFAPATWKPAGQENVVQTVDDLMMNNLRAKAVQEAADQQTGAELSGEQVAAAVASVQPAAEPLPMLFFLDSRYVLAPFNWETLWIIFPFSLILAGVGLIESLMTLTLIDEITETRGSGNRECIGQGAANVVCGLFGGMGGCAMIGQSLINVNSGGRGRLSGVVGAVGLMIMVVLLKPVISLVPMAALVGVMFMVVIGTFEWSTLHTWNKVPKSDVLVMVLVAGYTVLFHNLAVAVLLGIVVQALIFAWHHATHMMADIHFEGEDKKVYQLHGPLFFASVSSFRELLDPVNDPPIVAIDFYFSRVYDQSAIEAINKIAERYRQEGKCLQLRNLNADCRHLLERAGDLAEVDIANDRHYHITEMI from the coding sequence ATGTTAGAGTTTTTCACGAAGCATAAAGCTTCAGTCAAGGATGATGTCTTGTCAGGCCTGACGGTGGCACTGGCGCTGGTACCGGAAGCCGTGGCGTTTGCATTTGTGGCGGGTGTTCCCCCCACGGTGGGTCTGTACTCGGCTTTCTGGATTGGACTGATCAGTGCGCTGGCAGGTGGCCGACCGGGAATGATCTCGGGAGCGACCGGAGCGATGGCCGTGGTTGTCGTGTCGCTGGTCGCGCTGCACGGAATTGAATATCTGTTTCCCGCGGTGATTCTCTGCGGGTTGCTGCAGATCACGGTGGGGCTGTTGCGGATGGGGAAACTGATCCGGCTGGTGCCTCATTCGGTGATGCTGGGATTTGTGAACGGACTGGCGATCGTGATTGGTCTGGCCCAGATCGGCAGTTTCAAAACACTGGGTTCTGACGGAACGATGACGTTTCTACAGGGCCCCTCAATGATACTGATGCTGGCCCTCGTCGGATTGACGATGGCGGTAATTGTACTGTTGCCACGATTTACGAAAGCGATCCCCAGTTCGCTGGCGGCGATTATTCTGGTCTCGATGATTTCGATCGGCTTTAACCAGTTCGCTCCTGCGACGTGGAAACCAGCCGGACAGGAAAATGTTGTACAGACGGTCGACGACCTGATGATGAATAACCTGCGGGCCAAAGCAGTTCAGGAAGCTGCGGACCAGCAGACTGGAGCGGAGCTGAGTGGAGAACAGGTTGCGGCTGCTGTCGCTTCCGTCCAGCCGGCTGCGGAGCCATTGCCGATGTTGTTCTTCCTGGACTCACGGTACGTGCTGGCCCCGTTTAACTGGGAAACGCTGTGGATCATCTTCCCCTTCTCGTTGATTCTGGCGGGCGTGGGTCTGATTGAATCGCTGATGACGCTGACTCTGATTGACGAAATTACCGAGACCCGGGGAAGCGGTAACCGGGAATGTATTGGCCAGGGGGCTGCGAATGTGGTCTGCGGTCTGTTTGGCGGGATGGGCGGCTGTGCGATGATTGGACAATCTCTGATTAACGTCAATTCGGGTGGTCGGGGACGGTTGTCCGGGGTTGTCGGAGCTGTGGGCCTGATGATCATGGTGGTTCTGCTCAAGCCGGTGATCTCGCTGGTGCCGATGGCGGCGCTGGTGGGTGTGATGTTTATGGTGGTAATCGGAACCTTCGAATGGAGTACCCTGCACACCTGGAATAAAGTCCCCAAGAGTGATGTGCTGGTCATGGTGCTCGTCGCCGGTTACACGGTACTGTTCCATAACCTGGCTGTTGCCGTTCTGCTGGGGATTGTGGTGCAGGCGTTGATTTTCGCCTGGCATCATGCCACGCACATGATGGCAGATATTCACTTTGAAGGGGAAGACAAAAAGGTCTACCAGTTACATGGTCCGTTGTTCTTCGCCTCGGTGAGCAGTTTTCGCGAGTTGCTGGATCCGGTGAACGATCCACCAATCGTGGCAATCGACTTCTATTTTTCACGTGTATATGACCAGAGTGCGATTGAAGCGATCAACAAGATCGCTGAACGCTATCGTCAGGAAGGCAAATGTCTGCAGTTGCGGAACCTGAATGCTGACTGTCGACACTTGCTGGAACGGGCCGGTGATCTGGCCGAGGTGGATATTGCCAACGATCGGCATTATCACATCACAGAGATGATCTAA
- a CDS encoding YaiI/YqxD family protein: MQIWVDADACPAEVKSLLFKAAKRTEIKVTLVANQPLSVPRSNFIGSLLVPPGLNVADQRIVELAQPGDLVITADIPLAAQVVDKGAQALNPRGALYTEANIGERLALRDLMDDLRGEGQITGGPAGFNAKDRQEFANQLDRWLTKARNSSSK; encoded by the coding sequence ATGCAAATCTGGGTTGATGCGGACGCCTGTCCGGCGGAAGTGAAATCGCTGCTGTTCAAAGCTGCCAAACGCACTGAAATCAAAGTGACGCTCGTAGCCAATCAGCCTCTGTCCGTCCCACGCTCCAACTTTATCGGCTCGCTCCTCGTCCCGCCCGGACTGAATGTAGCCGATCAACGGATTGTCGAACTCGCACAACCAGGCGACCTGGTCATCACCGCTGACATACCTCTTGCCGCACAGGTTGTGGACAAAGGCGCTCAGGCTCTCAACCCCCGTGGTGCCCTTTACACCGAAGCCAACATCGGCGAGCGTCTCGCCCTGCGCGACCTGATGGACGACCTCCGCGGGGAAGGCCAGATTACCGGCGGTCCTGCAGGCTTCAATGCCAAAGACCGACAGGAATTCGCCAACCAGCTCGATCGCTGGCTGACGAAAGCCCGAAATTCCAGTTCGAAATAA
- a CDS encoding carboxypeptidase-like regulatory domain-containing protein: MKYWKLFCLSTLSLCLTVGCGDSAGSDQPDLGTVSGVVTMDGKPLPAVTVTFTPTEGRPSNGVTDEEGRYELGYLRDTQGAVIGTHKVSISTPQDAPTPPGQTYKDPIPAKYNTQTTLTEEVKAGDNTIDFKLESN, encoded by the coding sequence ATGAAATACTGGAAGTTGTTCTGCCTGTCTACACTCAGCCTGTGTTTAACTGTCGGATGTGGTGACAGTGCCGGCAGTGATCAGCCCGATCTGGGAACCGTCAGCGGTGTCGTCACCATGGATGGCAAACCGCTGCCCGCCGTGACCGTGACCTTCACGCCGACCGAAGGACGTCCCTCAAACGGCGTTACCGACGAGGAAGGACGCTACGAGCTGGGATATTTACGAGACACACAAGGTGCTGTCATTGGAACTCACAAGGTCAGTATCTCCACACCGCAGGACGCACCGACTCCGCCGGGACAGACTTATAAAGACCCCATCCCAGCCAAGTACAACACCCAGACCACGTTGACCGAAGAAGTGAAAGCCGGCGACAATACGATCGATTTCAAACTGGAATCCAACTAA
- a CDS encoding DUF1559 domain-containing protein has product MKRLPLGIRFRWKLGFTLIELLVVIAIIAILIALLLPAVQQAREAARRSTCKNSLKQIGLALHNYHETHGVFPPAYIDSDPGLNTPAAAASNLNGLGWATMILPFMDQAPLYNQIGTQTAGFTYNWLDSTHSGSLTSAIPAAKVVLPVYNCPSDPMGGINTDCSSYGKSNYLVCAATGANSRNGAFYVNSKTQMKSITDGSSNTLFVGERTTANDPSSSTACGGSPCNWAGGLWIGPRNYTAPAGWHTSLRGLDVAVNGGSSTIYMINGSSINWGPAWNAGSTHVGGAHFLLGDGQVRFLSENIDLATYRGLYTRSGGEVLGEF; this is encoded by the coding sequence ATGAAACGTTTACCTTTGGGGATCCGGTTCAGGTGGAAGCTGGGATTCACGCTGATTGAATTGCTGGTTGTGATCGCGATTATCGCAATTCTGATCGCGTTGCTCTTACCGGCAGTTCAGCAGGCACGCGAAGCAGCACGCCGCAGTACCTGCAAAAACAGTCTTAAACAGATTGGACTGGCCCTGCACAACTACCATGAAACCCATGGTGTTTTCCCGCCCGCCTATATCGACAGCGATCCGGGTTTGAACACTCCAGCGGCTGCCGCTTCCAACCTGAATGGTCTGGGATGGGCCACCATGATTCTGCCGTTCATGGACCAGGCGCCACTTTACAATCAGATTGGAACACAGACGGCCGGGTTCACATATAACTGGCTGGATTCCACTCACAGCGGTTCTCTGACCAGTGCGATTCCTGCGGCCAAGGTTGTATTGCCGGTCTACAACTGCCCCTCTGATCCCATGGGAGGCATCAATACTGATTGCAGCAGCTATGGGAAATCAAACTACCTGGTTTGTGCGGCCACAGGGGCTAACAGCCGAAACGGTGCTTTCTATGTGAACTCGAAAACACAGATGAAATCCATCACCGATGGCAGCAGCAACACCCTGTTTGTTGGAGAGCGGACCACGGCGAATGATCCCAGCAGTTCAACTGCCTGTGGTGGTTCCCCCTGTAACTGGGCGGGCGGATTGTGGATTGGTCCCCGGAACTACACTGCTCCTGCCGGCTGGCATACCAGCCTGCGTGGACTGGATGTGGCTGTGAACGGTGGTTCGAGTACCATTTACATGATCAATGGATCCAGCATCAACTGGGGTCCTGCCTGGAATGCTGGAAGTACACACGTCGGTGGTGCTCACTTCCTGCTGGGCGACGGTCAGGTTCGATTCCTCTCCGAGAACATTGACCTGGCAACCTATCGCGGACTCTACACCCGCAGTGGTGGTGAAGTGCTCGGCGAATTTTAA
- a CDS encoding DUF1559 domain-containing protein, producing the protein MRRPTFPLRFRWRLGFTLIELLVVIAIIAILIALLLPAVQQAREAARRSTCKNNLKQIGLALHNYHETHGVFPPGYMDNDLNFTASKGSGTAANNNGIGWGAMILPFMDQGPLYNQLSSQTNQFGEHWSVSAGTLAKTVLPAYVCPSDPMGGINTDKSSFGKSNYLGSHGTSAANATNGILFGNSKTRIRDITDGTSNTILVSERTTKSEGSGTTGCGGSACNWAGGLWVGPRYTSSMSTWHPGMYHFDVSNFGGANSTYLINSSAATWGDDWTASSAHVGGVHMLLCDGQVRFISENMSSGSTTSTYYQLVTRSGGEVVGEF; encoded by the coding sequence ATGAGACGACCTACGTTCCCGCTCCGATTCCGGTGGCGGCTCGGCTTCACACTGATCGAACTTCTGGTGGTAATCGCGATTATTGCCATTTTGATCGCGCTCTTGTTACCCGCTGTGCAACAGGCACGTGAAGCAGCCCGTCGCAGTACCTGTAAGAACAATCTGAAGCAGATCGGACTGGCCTTACACAACTACCATGAGACGCATGGCGTCTTTCCTCCCGGTTACATGGACAACGACTTGAACTTTACCGCATCCAAAGGTTCCGGAACCGCTGCCAACAACAACGGCATCGGCTGGGGAGCCATGATTCTACCGTTCATGGACCAGGGACCGCTGTATAACCAGTTGTCATCCCAGACGAATCAGTTTGGCGAACACTGGAGTGTCAGCGCAGGTACGCTGGCGAAAACCGTTCTGCCTGCCTATGTCTGTCCGTCTGACCCCATGGGTGGTATCAACACCGACAAGAGCAGCTTCGGTAAGTCCAACTACCTGGGCAGCCATGGAACTTCAGCGGCAAATGCAACCAACGGGATTCTGTTCGGTAACTCGAAGACCCGCATCCGCGACATCACCGATGGAACCAGTAATACCATTCTGGTTTCTGAACGTACCACCAAAAGTGAAGGTTCCGGCACAACCGGTTGTGGTGGTTCGGCCTGTAACTGGGCCGGTGGTCTGTGGGTTGGCCCACGTTACACTTCGAGCATGTCAACCTGGCATCCCGGGATGTACCATTTCGATGTTTCCAACTTTGGTGGAGCTAACTCGACCTATCTGATTAACAGCTCAGCTGCAACCTGGGGTGATGACTGGACTGCATCCAGCGCTCACGTCGGTGGCGTGCACATGCTGTTGTGTGACGGTCAGGTTCGGTTCATCAGCGAGAACATGAGCAGTGGCAGCACAACTTCAACCTACTATCAACTCGTCACCCGCAGTGGTGGTGAAGTAGTCGGCGAATTCTAA
- a CDS encoding tetratricopeptide repeat protein, with protein MIQIIRMLLILLVVETGYCGYLVAKRMSRPLPVLPNAESTDTLIMEEYRELAREAETGYAPEWIRLGQAFLGQGMYAYAENCFAEAARQDPESAVAQSSYAFCLERTGRMADSTLEYEKLKDMQADTSVPFTSPKHYLYAIGRNYLRQEKPDEAEQAFLQNTDFQPADFQRAKLLLRSGRTEEALLIVERNLKESPNSLYFNFLNYLALEELGRDFEAKQAADQVERAMYVVPLNFNTEFIMPYSKRLGVSKAIEDYNQMLDRDDMDHLAKKLDEVFTLMGDRRTPQVKATVMRMIEVEFQRKNPERMLLLLNKLNEFGIEEPDTIQFKGGVYLLKGDLKTAEEYLLRVAEMSPTIEIHETLANIYNDRNDAEKRDYHQGKMALLAAMMSFRNDNLVVAEEAIQQSVDKNPNDPQAWFYFAEIKRLQKDRQAAREAYEKCLKLNPNHGRAIDELKLLTQ; from the coding sequence ATGATTCAGATTATTCGTATGCTCTTGATTCTGCTTGTCGTGGAGACAGGCTATTGTGGATATCTTGTTGCCAAGCGGATGTCTCGTCCGCTTCCCGTTCTGCCAAATGCGGAGAGTACCGATACTCTGATTATGGAAGAATATCGCGAACTGGCTCGGGAAGCGGAGACCGGGTATGCACCGGAATGGATCAGGTTAGGGCAGGCCTTTCTGGGGCAGGGGATGTATGCCTACGCCGAGAACTGTTTCGCCGAAGCGGCCCGACAGGATCCTGAGAGTGCAGTTGCTCAATCCAGCTACGCATTCTGTCTGGAACGTACCGGGCGTATGGCAGACAGTACTCTGGAATACGAAAAACTAAAAGACATGCAGGCGGACACGTCTGTTCCATTTACCAGCCCCAAACATTATCTGTATGCCATCGGCAGAAATTATCTGCGACAGGAAAAACCAGATGAAGCCGAGCAGGCTTTTCTGCAGAATACCGATTTTCAACCTGCCGATTTCCAGCGGGCCAAGCTGCTGTTGCGTTCCGGTCGGACTGAAGAAGCGTTGTTGATCGTTGAGCGTAATTTGAAGGAATCCCCTAACTCCCTCTACTTCAACTTTCTGAATTACCTGGCGCTGGAAGAACTCGGACGTGACTTTGAGGCAAAACAGGCTGCCGACCAGGTGGAGCGGGCGATGTATGTCGTTCCCCTGAATTTCAATACGGAATTTATTATGCCCTACAGCAAGCGACTGGGCGTCTCCAAGGCCATTGAAGACTATAACCAGATGCTGGATCGGGATGACATGGATCATCTCGCGAAGAAACTGGATGAAGTGTTTACGCTGATGGGGGATCGCAGAACTCCGCAGGTCAAAGCGACCGTGATGCGGATGATCGAAGTGGAGTTCCAACGTAAGAATCCCGAGCGAATGCTGCTGCTGTTGAATAAATTGAATGAATTTGGCATCGAAGAACCCGATACGATTCAGTTCAAAGGGGGCGTTTATCTCCTGAAGGGCGATCTGAAAACCGCAGAGGAATATTTGCTGCGGGTGGCAGAAATGTCCCCCACAATTGAGATCCACGAGACGCTTGCCAATATTTACAACGATCGGAATGACGCAGAAAAACGTGATTACCATCAAGGCAAGATGGCATTACTGGCAGCCATGATGAGTTTTCGCAATGACAACCTCGTGGTAGCCGAGGAAGCGATTCAGCAGTCTGTTGATAAGAATCCCAACGACCCTCAGGCCTGGTTTTACTTTGCCGAAATCAAACGGCTCCAGAAAGACAGGCAGGCCGCCCGGGAGGCATACGAGAAATGCCTCAAGCTGAATCCGAATCATGGTCGGGCCATTGACGAGCTTAAGCTGTTAACCCAGTAG
- a CDS encoding VCBS repeat-containing protein produces the protein MSQKVTVCLLLILVVLIPVLTWFFLPTLPSLGQAPEVFSGGKSYPASPVAWKPLKLAADPPGLPLITNVQIVDIDGDGKNEVLACDSAQSVLSVFRSNPQGGWDEEVLLKDLAAPGHATVVDIDQDGDQDIIISILGNLTPDDRVIGRVELYERQGDKYIKHVILDDVRRVADVQPGDFDGDGDLDLAVAVFGYNRGRVLWLENRGDFKFRDHELLNAPGTIHVPVADYDGDGDLDIAAIVTQDEEELWAFENLGEGKFKKRRLWYTVNLDLGGAGLVKADLDQDGDEDLILPAGDNLEDLDAYPQPYHGCYWFENKGNWEFELKRISDLAGTYAADVADMDADGDLDVVLVSMTNDWYDPTTASVVWLENDGKQNFKTWQIASDPIHLVTVDTGDLDGDGKTDLVAGALNMRKPYQRIGRVSAWLNLGQEVKP, from the coding sequence ATGTCCCAGAAAGTCACTGTTTGTCTGCTGTTGATACTGGTGGTGCTGATCCCGGTATTAACCTGGTTCTTTTTACCTACCCTCCCCTCACTGGGGCAGGCACCGGAAGTCTTTTCGGGAGGAAAATCCTATCCCGCGTCCCCGGTTGCCTGGAAACCGTTGAAGCTGGCGGCAGACCCACCCGGGCTGCCCCTGATCACCAACGTGCAGATTGTCGATATCGACGGGGATGGTAAGAATGAAGTGCTGGCCTGTGACTCAGCCCAGAGTGTGCTCTCCGTTTTCCGATCGAATCCACAGGGGGGCTGGGATGAGGAAGTCCTGTTAAAAGATCTGGCCGCACCCGGCCATGCGACCGTCGTCGACATCGATCAGGATGGCGACCAGGATATCATCATTTCCATTCTGGGGAATCTGACACCCGACGATCGGGTGATCGGTCGCGTCGAACTTTATGAGCGACAAGGCGACAAATACATCAAGCACGTGATCCTGGATGATGTCCGTCGTGTGGCTGATGTGCAGCCGGGCGATTTTGATGGTGACGGCGACCTCGATCTGGCTGTCGCGGTATTCGGATACAATCGCGGTCGGGTTCTCTGGCTGGAGAACCGGGGCGATTTCAAATTTCGAGATCACGAACTCTTAAATGCTCCGGGTACCATTCACGTTCCAGTGGCCGACTATGACGGGGATGGCGACCTGGATATCGCTGCGATTGTCACTCAGGACGAGGAGGAACTCTGGGCTTTTGAAAATCTGGGCGAGGGGAAATTCAAAAAGCGGCGTCTGTGGTACACGGTCAACCTCGACCTGGGGGGCGCCGGACTTGTCAAAGCAGACCTGGATCAGGATGGAGATGAGGATTTGATTCTCCCTGCCGGTGATAACCTGGAAGACCTGGATGCTTACCCGCAACCCTATCATGGCTGTTACTGGTTCGAGAACAAGGGCAACTGGGAATTCGAATTGAAGCGAATTTCGGATCTGGCAGGTACCTATGCGGCCGACGTTGCCGACATGGATGCTGACGGCGACCTGGATGTGGTTCTGGTGAGTATGACCAATGACTGGTACGATCCAACAACGGCCAGCGTCGTCTGGCTGGAAAATGATGGTAAACAGAATTTCAAAACCTGGCAGATCGCCAGTGATCCCATTCACCTGGTCACCGTCGACACGGGAGATCTGGATGGGGATGGGAAAACAGACTTGGTGGCGGGGGCTCTGAATATGAGAAAGCCTTATCAGCGGATTGGCCGGGTTTCTGCCTGGCTGAATCTGGGACAGGAGGTGAAACCATGA
- a CDS encoding BlaI/MecI/CopY family transcriptional regulator: MARPGSEHPTQLELEILKVLWDESPLRVREVRARLETQAQRPLAHSSVITMLNIMFDKGFLNREKVGKSFHFSPKVRKEEVAGGIMNDLLSRLFDGSPSAMMLNLLETSNVDATEMTELRKLITRKAREQEK; encoded by the coding sequence ATGGCACGCCCTGGTTCAGAACACCCGACTCAACTGGAACTGGAAATCCTGAAAGTGCTCTGGGACGAATCGCCTCTCCGCGTGCGCGAAGTGCGGGCTCGCCTGGAAACTCAGGCCCAGCGTCCACTGGCACACAGTTCGGTGATTACGATGCTGAATATCATGTTTGACAAAGGATTTCTGAACCGGGAAAAAGTAGGCAAATCATTTCACTTTTCCCCCAAGGTCCGGAAAGAAGAAGTCGCCGGCGGCATCATGAATGATCTGCTGTCACGTCTATTTGATGGCTCTCCCTCGGCGATGATGTTGAATCTGCTGGAAACCAGCAATGTCGATGCCACCGAGATGACAGAGTTACGCAAACTCATCACACGCAAAGCACGGGAGCAGGAAAAATGA